The stretch of DNA CCCGTGCGTGTAGGGATGTTCGGGGCGCTCCAGTACCTGGCGCACGTCGCCGGCCTCGACGATCTTGCCGGCATACATCACGCAGACGGAATCGGCCAGTCCCGCCACCACCGACAGATCGTGCGTGATCCAGATCAGCGCAGTGCCGGACTCGCGGCACAGGGTCTGCATCTCGTACAGGATCTGGCCCTGGATGGTGACGTCGAGCGCCGTGGTCGGTTCGTCGGCAATGATCAGGTCGGGCTTGTTCAGCAGCGCCGTGGCAATGGCCACGCGCTGGCGCATGCCGCCCGAGAACTGGTGCGGATAGGCCTGCAGGCGCTCGTCCGGCGACGGAATGCCGACCCGTGCCAGCGCATTGCGCGCGCGCTCGCGCGCCACCGCCTTGCTCACGTTCTCATGTGCCAGCACCGCCTCGATCATCTGCGTGTCGATGCGCAGCACCGGGTTGAGCGTCATCATCGGATCCTGGAAGATCATCGCGATGCGGTTGCCGCGCACGTCGCGCTGCTGCGCCGGCGTGAGCGCGCGCAGGTCGCGCGTGACGCCGTCGCGGCTGGTCAGCGCGATGCGCCCGTCGACGATCTTCCCCGGCGGGTCGATCAGGCCCATGATCGAATAGCCGGTCATGGACTTGCCCGAGCCGGACTCGCCCACCAGCCCCATGATCTCGCCGCGGCCCACGGTGAAGGACACGTCGTCGACGGCCCGGGCGATGCCGCCGCGCGTATAGAAATGCGTTTTCAGGTGTTCTACCACCAGTGTCGGTTGTGCCATGTTGCGCTCCCCGTTATTGCGTCTGCAGGCGCGGGTTCAGCACATCGCGCAGCTGGTCGGCGACCAGGTTCATCGCCACGATGGTGACCACCAGCGCGATGCCCGGGAAGAAGCTGATCCAGTACTTGCCCGACAGCATGTACT from Cupriavidus taiwanensis encodes:
- a CDS encoding ABC transporter ATP-binding protein, yielding MAQPTLVVEHLKTHFYTRGGIARAVDDVSFTVGRGEIMGLVGESGSGKSMTGYSIMGLIDPPGKIVDGRIALTSRDGVTRDLRALTPAQQRDVRGNRIAMIFQDPMMTLNPVLRIDTQMIEAVLAHENVSKAVARERARNALARVGIPSPDERLQAYPHQFSGGMRQRVAIATALLNKPDLIIADEPTTALDVTIQGQILYEMQTLCRESGTALIWITHDLSVVAGLADSVCVMYAGKIVEAGDVRQVLERPEHPYTHGLISSAPSRNPRGAPLRQIPGMTPSLLNLPGGCSFRERCPYATAACKTEPPLETAADGRRLRCFHPVLANQEAA